In Anas platyrhynchos isolate ZD024472 breed Pekin duck chromosome 24, IASCAAS_PekinDuck_T2T, whole genome shotgun sequence, the following are encoded in one genomic region:
- the TMEM35B gene encoding transmembrane protein 35B isoform X1 produces the protein MAAVFAALRVLLGLFFLLAGAVKLTDRLSADVHRHIQAQFVRFAEVFPLKDFGFAPDPDPYLAAVGWVEAVAGLLLAVGPQLLQEISNFVLSIVMMGAIYTLLVLREPLAMCAPATLCLGLLLLLNIRGYGAPAKPKFE, from the exons ATGGCGGCGGTGTTCGCCGCCCTGCGAGTCCTCCTCGGGCTCTTCTTCCTCCTGGCCGGCGCCGTGAAGCTCACGGACCGGCTCTCGGCCGACGTGCACCGGCACATA caggcGCAGTTCGTCCGCTTCGCCGAGGTCTTTCCCCTCAAGGACTTTGGCTTCGCCCCCGATCCTGACCCGTACCTGGCGGCCGTCGGCTGGGTGGAGGCGGTGgccgggctgctgctggccgtgggcccccagctgctgcaggagatcAGCAACTTCGTGCTCAGCATCGTCATGATGG GTGCCATCTACACGCTGCTGGTGCTGCGCGAGCCCCTGGCCATGTGTGCCCCCGCCACGCTCTGCCTcggcctcctgctgctgctcaacATCCGCGGCTACGGAGCCCCCGCCAAGCCCAAATTCGAGTGA
- the TMEM35B gene encoding transmembrane protein 35B isoform X2 — protein sequence MAAVFAALRVLLGLFFLLAGAVKLTDRLSADVHRHIAQFVRFAEVFPLKDFGFAPDPDPYLAAVGWVEAVAGLLLAVGPQLLQEISNFVLSIVMMGAIYTLLVLREPLAMCAPATLCLGLLLLLNIRGYGAPAKPKFE from the exons ATGGCGGCGGTGTTCGCCGCCCTGCGAGTCCTCCTCGGGCTCTTCTTCCTCCTGGCCGGCGCCGTGAAGCTCACGGACCGGCTCTCGGCCGACGTGCACCGGCACATA gcGCAGTTCGTCCGCTTCGCCGAGGTCTTTCCCCTCAAGGACTTTGGCTTCGCCCCCGATCCTGACCCGTACCTGGCGGCCGTCGGCTGGGTGGAGGCGGTGgccgggctgctgctggccgtgggcccccagctgctgcaggagatcAGCAACTTCGTGCTCAGCATCGTCATGATGG GTGCCATCTACACGCTGCTGGTGCTGCGCGAGCCCCTGGCCATGTGTGCCCCCGCCACGCTCTGCCTcggcctcctgctgctgctcaacATCCGCGGCTACGGAGCCCCCGCCAAGCCCAAATTCGAGTGA
- the LOC113839799 gene encoding platelet-activating factor receptor-like codes for MNGSAPGLLPAELPGACVPRDPVQFVLVPAIYCLVLCVGLPGNLVALLVFLQSGKVRKAIRIYLINLTLADILFNLTLPLWIPYYLAGGNWLLSEAACRLAGATYYVATYSAVTFMALISFNRYCAVRAARPALPLTGRRGAALACALAWLLGLGCAVPTLAARQTFPARAGATTCFEQHARHRAYAYAMVGFFAAAFLVVLGTYASVARSLSVPAVTAASPGSHRQQARAMVLGMLLVFVVCVAPYHLTLAPWVGSRPPVPPCGPPAVLDVLHALSVALLSLNSCLDPLVYCFCIRRFRADLGRTLRKAARCLPLPPQAPDAPVPSVRASSFTSS; via the coding sequence ATGAACGGCTCGGCACCGGGGCTGCTGCCGGCAGAGCTCCCCGGCGCCTGCGTGCCCCGCGACCCGGTGCAGTTCGTGCTGGTGCCGGCCATCTACTGCCTGGTGCTGTGCGTGGGGCTGCCGGGCAACCTGGTGGCCTTGCTGGTGTTCCTGCAGAGCGGCAAGGTGAGGAAGGCCATCCGCATCTACCTCATCAACCTCACGCTGGCCGACATCCTCTTCAACCTCACCCTGCCCCTCTGGATCCCCTATTACCTGGCCGGGGGCAACTGGCTGCTCTCCGAGGCCGCTTGCCGCTTGGCTGGGGCCACCTACTACGTGGCCACCTACAGTGCCGTCACCTTCATGGCTCTCATCAGCTTCAACCGCTACTGCGCCGTGCGGGCGGCGAGGCCGGCGCTGCCTCTGACCGGGCGCCGCGGTGCCGCGTTGGCCTGCGCCCTGGCGTGGCTACTGGGGCTGGGCTGCGCCGTGCCCACCCTGGCCGCCCGGCAAACCTTCCCGGCCCGTGCCGGGGCCACCACCTGCTTCGAGCAGCACGCGCGGCACCGAGCCTACGCCTACGCCATGGTGGGTTTCTTCGCCGCCGCTTtcctggtggtgctgggcacctACGCCTCCGTCGCCCGCTCGCTCTCGGTGCCCGCCGTCACCGCCGCCTCGCCGGGCTCGCACCGGCAGCAGGCGCGCGCCAtggtgctggggatgctgctggtgtTCGTGGTGTGCGTGGCCCCCTACCACCTGACGCTGGCCCCCTGGGTGGGCAGCCGGCCCCCCGTGCCTCCCTGCGGGCCCCCGGCTGTCCTGGACGTGCTGCACGCGCTGAGCGTGGCCCTGCTCAGCCTCAACAGCTGCCTCGACCCCCTCGTCTACTGCTTCTGCATCCGCCGCTTCAGGGCTGACCTGGGCCGGACCCTGCGCAAAGCCGCCCGGTGCCTCCCGCTCCCCCCTCAAGCCCCCGATGCGCCCGTGCCCAGCGTCCGCGCGTCCTCCTTCACCTCCTCGTAG